One Lepus europaeus isolate LE1 chromosome 4, mLepTim1.pri, whole genome shotgun sequence genomic window, agtgggttaagtcactgctagGGATACCCACATCTCCTATCGGAGTGCCAGTGTGGGTCctgtctgtgcttctgatccaacttcctactaatgtgcaacctgggaggcaaagagcagcccaagttcttgggtgcctactacccacctgggagacccagatggagctcttggaaCTTGGCTTCAGGATGGGCCAgacgtggctgttgtggccatttcaggagtaaacccacagatggaaactctctctgcttcactcttcgtcactcttcctttcaaagaaatgaatcttgggggctgagctgtggcgcagcaggttaaagcatttgcctgcaatgccagcatcccatatgggtgctggttcaagtcccggctgttccacttccaatccagctccctgctaatgtgcctgggaaagcagcagaggatggcccaagtctttgggcccctgcacctatgtgggagatgtggaagaagttcctggctcctggattgagatcagctcagctccagccatcatggccatttggggagtgaaccagcagatagaagacctctctctccctccctccctctctctctgtctctacttctctctgtaactcgtgtctttcaaataaataaaattaaaaaaacaaataaatgaatcttttgaaaaaattgttaaatcatgACATACAATGgtaaaagatttttattgttcATGCAAGTTTTTCTTTGATAATCTTCACTGGGAACTCAAATACATCCCAAAGCAAGACTTTTACTTGAATAAGTTTAAATAAATAGCAGTACAAAACACAGATTTGCTAACACTTAAGAGCACTAATGTAAATATTAATGACATCATGCATCATCATGATAGAACACAGTAAAACAGCACTGTTTACAGGGTAGGAGGAAATACAAAACCCAGCCAGCAGGGATTCGGGTCTTTTCTCGACacaactgggtcagaagtgctgCAAGTGGTGCACAGAAATGCTGCAAGTATCTCGCCACGACCACAAAGTCAAGCAAGCAGGCCAAGGCGTCACCGAATGTGGTACTCCCGGAAGCACTTGGCATGGACACCCTTCTGGCATTTCTCACACCGGGTGTTGGTCTGGGAGTGGCAGAGGGCGCACCGGGTCCTCTTGTCCTGGTGGATGATCCAGTGCCCAATCATATCGAAGCGGCTCTCCGTCTCCAGCCGCCTGCTGCGCCTGCCCTGCGAGGACGTGTCTGCGTTGCTCTCCAGGTACACGCAGGCCACGTATCTCCGGAAGGCCAGGAGGTCCACCTGGGCGTCCTGGCAGCAGATCCTGTGCAGCTGCCACGCGTTGTTGAGGGCAGCATCGATGACGTAGCCGATGAAGCTCGAGTACCACTTCATGCCGCGGATCTTCACCTTGTACTTGGCGATGTTCTGGTCCATCCGGCCGACGCCTCCCACCTTCTCCTGGTACAGCTTCACCAGCGACGGCTGGTGCACCTGCGTCCGCGTCTTGGCCGCCCCCGCGTGCCGGCTGGTCAGCCTCACTGGCTCTATGCCCACGGCGTTGGAGCAAATGTTGACCACGCGGCTGTCGTGCCAGCGGCACACGATGATCTCCTCGCTCTCGTCGACTTTGTAATCGAATGAACCCCGCTTCATTTTCTTCAGTTCCTTGGGGTCTTTGAGGGGGCACTGCTCAGTCCTGTACTCACGCACGGTTCCTGTGGCCTTCACTCCCTTTCTCCTCAAAATGGACATCAGTTTGACACTTGTAAAGACCTTATCAAAAAATATGTGGTAGGGCAGAAAGCCGCGCTCCTGCAGCGCGTCCACAAACTTGATGACCATGCTGCCGCCGAGGTCCAGGCCCCTGTCCGGCTTCGTGAACAGCGTGCCCTGCGAGGGCTCGAACCACACCAGGTAGCCCCGGCTGGTCGTGCCGCACCAGATCTTGTAGCCGAGGCGCACGGGCTTCCCGGAGCGCAGCCGCTTGGACCCGCGGTGCCTGAAGTACTCGCACATGGACTCGCCGAAGCTGTAGAACTCCTCCAGGGGCGCATGCTTCTGGAAGTTGCCGTTCATGCGGACGATGAGGGGCCTGACCTTGGCAAACCTATCGCTCTCGTCCAGCTCGCTGTTATCTGCAAAGTGCAGGTAGGAGAAGACCAGCTCGAACCTGTCCCTTCTGATGGCGTCAGCCACGAGATGGTGATGCGAGTCGGGAGAGGTTTCCCAAAACATCCTTCTCCTCGGATAGGAGACGTAGCCGCTCAGAATCAAGATGCCCAAAACACACTTCAGCTCCTGGGCCGTGACGCCCAGGTTCACGTTCTTCTGCCAGGCGTAACGATTGGTTTCGTCGACAATGAAGTTAATGGTTCCTTCGTCAAAGAACAACTCAAAGAGGCCCACGggactcagctcctggcttttgaggTCCTCCATGTGAGGATCCGAGGCCGGCCAGCTGCCGAAGTCCGGCCGGATGTCTCTCTTGGTCCACACGCGCTGCGGCTCCGCCCCCGCCTTCTGCCTCTCGCCGGCCGGCTGCAGCTCCAGGGCTCCATCCTCCTCACTGCTGCCAGAGTGGTCAGACACCACAGAGGCGTGCAGCACGCTGCCCGGCAGCTGAGCCCCTGGCCGGCCGTCCTCGTCCCCTGAGTCCTCGTCCGTGAAGTCTCCCGAGGCATTGTCAGGCGGGGCGATGAAAATCTCCTCCCTGTCGGGGCcagactcctcctcctccagggcgcTCAGCACCTCCAGCAGCTTTGCAGCCCTCGCCCTGGGGCGGGCCCCGCTCCTAGAAGTGACACCTCTGCAGCGACAGGAAGGGTCAGGAGGGCCATTCCCAGAGCCAGGGCTGCGCAGGACGCAGCACTGCTACCAGCGGCAGCCTCCCAGGCCTGGCAGCACCAGGCCCGGCACCAGGCCCAGCGCAGGGCCGAGCAGGGCAGGATTTGGAGGCAGAGGCCATCTAAGAGGCACCTGCCTCCTTTCCTGCTTTACAAACTGGCAATGAACCCGGGGGCTGCTGTTAGTCATCAGCCCGGAGAAGGGTGACGGCCGCGGGACGCCAGTCACCAGAGCAGCACCCACTGCTGTCCCCTGCCTGGGCCCTCGCTGGCCCCTCCAGCCCTGGCGTGAACCTTGCAGTGCACCAGGAAGTGCAGACTCACTCCAGCCTCACCTCCCAACGCTGACTCCACCATCCCCGGTGCTGACCTCAGGGACACAGCGATGCGCCCACCTGAGCTGTGCATggccagcaggggaggggagagccgAGGGCCTTTCTGTGGGCCCAGGAGCCATCTTCACACCTTCCCGGCTCAGCCTCCTCAGGTTCACGGGGCGGATTCGggcccacaggccagggcttctgCAGTCCTAACATCCCAGCCCCCACTCTCCCCAGACTGTCAACCCTGTCTGCACGTGGctgtcccaaccctggccatggaAACCTGCTGTGTCCACCATGTTCTCACATCTGTGGACACATGGGTGCCGCACTCCCATCAGATCAGCCTCGccttctgtcactccctctccctccccaacccctgcctgcctgcctcctttATTAAGCCCCGTGGACACCAGCGGTTTAGTGAGACGAGAACCAGGGGCTAACAACGTCCCAGGTACACACCTACCTCGAGGCTGAGGCCATGGTGAACCAGGAAGACGAGGCTGCCCTGCCCAGAGTCCACGCATCTGTAAGACAGTGAAAGTCCACTTCAAAGCTCACGTCTCCACCAGCAGCACAGCGGGGGTCTCACCCACCACTCATGGGAGagcacaggagcccagggccccaccgccagaaggaggggctgggcagacACAAGAAGCAGCTCCCAGTCCTCGCAGGCGCCTCAGACAACATACCTGGGCACACTTCTCGCAGTCGGCACCGCTGGGGCGtcggccgtggccgtggccgtgtcCGGTCCTGGGCACCACGGAATGGCCGCCACAACACTGCCGCCTAACTGCCAATTCCAAACGCTTTCCCAGACATCGCCAGATGCCCCGTGGGACAAAATCGCCACTGGATGATGACCCCTgttccagatcagcgcagcccgTGGAGCTCCCTGCAAGGACAGGAAGCAGTGACGCCACCGCGTCCAACATGTGACAGTGAGCTTCCCATTCTAGACGAGCGTCGTCAGCTCTGTGGTAAACAGTCACGTGCGGCTGCTCTGTTACAACGAAATCCTAAACTTGTTAACAATtatgaaaatgcaaaaataaaagatatacagGGGAGTCCTTCCTGAAGGAAATACCACAACTTAACTCTACACCTAACTTCATCGAACATCCAACAGCTCCGCAGAGCTGGTCTCTAAGACAGAGCCCAGACACCCCCCACCCGCTGGTGCTGACAGCCCTGCGCCCTCCTCCCGAGCAGGCCACCCCGCTCGCTGCTGACAGCGCGGCACCGTGGTGGGAGCAGATGCCCAGGACTGGGGCTCCTAAGCTGCTCGGTCTCTGCCCTCGGTCACTCCAGGAGGCACCAGCTGCCATCTGAGCCGTCGCGGGCAGGGGCCCTGAGCCACCATGCAGCAacctgcagcagcagccctgAGGACCCCTCCCATCAGCCACCAGGTGGGGCCCCGGCCGCAGGTGCCTGTGTGCTCTCGGGCTCCTAAGGGGTGGCAGCAAGGCCAGATCAGCACAGTGAAGGAGGGCAGGGCAGCTCCCCGAGGAGGGGAGGACTGGGCAGGGCCACAGGAAGAACAATGCCTGAGTGTGGGGGGGACAGCACCCCAGAGAGGATGAACAGCACGGAGGAGATGGCTAGGCCGGCCGGGCCACAGGAGGAACCCgagggacagagaggagcagTCTGGAGCCGTTGGCAGGGCCCCGAGGCTCCATTGAGGGCCCGAGGCTCTGGTCCAGGAGCACACAGGCAGAATCAATGAGACAACGGAGGCCGGCCTCAGGCCGAGCTCGGGCTCCACGGGCCTGGGGCACAGAGAAGCCCGGCTGGAGTCATACACAGATCAcccagggaggggcccagagcCAGCACCTGAGAGGCCAGGGGGCCTGgtcagggcagaggccagggggcCCAGAGGACGCTCGCACCTGGCCGGGACCCCAACAAGGAAAGCACCCGATTCGGCGCTATGCTATGCTCAGGGCcttggggagagggcagggcctgCTGGGCACAGATGCTGGGCCACCAACAGCACGACCGACTGGCAGACCGGCTCCAGCAGGGCCCCAAAATGACCCTGCTGGCGAAGCAACCTGCGACCCACGTGAACCGCAGGTGGGGAATTCTTTGCACTAGCCTTGCAACTTTATAAAATtaagatgaaaattatttttaaaaagtaacttatAAATGTAAATCCTTCAACGCCAGATGCAAACCGGCTCAGGAGAGGCCAGTGTGGAATACGGGTATCCTGCCTACTGCCCATCttgtaacaaaagaaaaacaggaaacagaGGAGTCCCAGGGATGCCAAAGAGGCTAGGCAGCAGCAGGCCGGACGCCCTGCTCTCTATAGCAAGGCCCCGCCCCACAACCCCGCCCCCCGTGTTCAGGCCCCGCCTACAGCACCCAGCTCCTCcgtcaggccccgccccctcctgcgTTCTCCGTAGCCACACCCCCAGCTATTCCTCtccagccaggccccgcccacatcTTGAACTCACTGAGCCCGGCCACGCCCACCCACCTTGACTGCCCAATGTCCATCCCGCCAAGGCTgggcccgcccctgccccgctcCGCCCCTTACTCCGCCAGCCGCGGCCTCGCCCCGGGAGCGCCCCCTAGCGTTCCCGGAGCTCGGTGCTCGGAGGCCCATTGTCCTCACCGTCCGTGCGCCGCCACAGGGGCGGACGCTGGGCGCCGCCGAGAAAGCGCAGCGTCAGACGCCACTGCTCCCGCACTCAGGCCAAGGCCTCGCCTACGGCGCAAGCGGGCCGACGCCTGCCCGCGCCGGCCAGGGAGAGACGCGCAGCCATCGTTGGCGCCAGGCGTCGCGGCCGCGCAACGTCCGGCACAAGAGCGCTCGCGGCGCCTCGGCCCGCCTCCGGCCACGCCCCCTCCGGGCCACGCCCCGGCCCGCGCGACCACCGAGAGGGCCGGACCTCCGCGGCGCCTAGAGGGGACCCGGAAGTGCCTCGGAGCCGGGCGCCCTAGCGGCAGGGAAGCCCCTGGAGGGGGGGTGCTGCCCGGCTTCCCCGTCCCGCTTTCCCGCCCGAATCCCAGCCCCCGTTGCTGGGGCGAAGCGGGGTCGCGGAGGAAGGCCTTTACTGCGGGGGCGGTGCTTCCCAAGCGTAGCCCCCAAATGAGAGCAGCATCACCGGGGAGTTGATAGCCTGCAAGCCCTGGGCCCGCgccctgcaggccctggaggCCGTGGCGGTGCCCCCGCCGCTGCGAGGCGGCTGTCTCGGCCTGCGTCTTTCTTCCGTGGCGGGGGTCGCCCGAGAAGTGCGGAGAGCCTGACACTCAGAGCCGCCCGGGATCAGCGTTGGCCGGGTCTCTGCGTATCCTCAGTCCCTGGCTTCCTGTACTCTCAGTTGCTGAGAGTCCGACCTTAGGCTGTGGGCCTGGAGCTCCCGGGCGTCCTCCTGCGGAGTGGCAGCAGCGCCGCGCCCCAGGCCACCAGCGCGTGCGACCCCCTGGGGAGTCACTGTGCCCCCGGAACCTGGCGGC contains:
- the PGBD2 gene encoding piggyBac transposable element-derived protein 2, with translation MASASRGVTSRSGARPRARAAKLLEVLSALEEEESGPDREEIFIAPPDNASGDFTDEDSGDEDGRPGAQLPGSVLHASVVSDHSGSSEEDGALELQPAGERQKAGAEPQRVWTKRDIRPDFGSWPASDPHMEDLKSQELSPVGLFELFFDEGTINFIVDETNRYAWQKNVNLGVTAQELKCVLGILILSGYVSYPRRRMFWETSPDSHHHLVADAIRRDRFELVFSYLHFADNSELDESDRFAKVRPLIVRMNGNFQKHAPLEEFYSFGESMCEYFRHRGSKRLRSGKPVRLGYKIWCGTTSRGYLVWFEPSQGTLFTKPDRGLDLGGSMVIKFVDALQERGFLPYHIFFDKVFTSVKLMSILRRKGVKATGTVREYRTEQCPLKDPKELKKMKRGSFDYKVDESEEIIVCRWHDSRVVNICSNAVGIEPVRLTSRHAGAAKTRTQVHQPSLVKLYQEKVGGVGRMDQNIAKYKVKIRGMKWYSSFIGYVIDAALNNAWQLHRICCQDAQVDLLAFRRYVACVYLESNADTSSQGRRSRRLETESRFDMIGHWIIHQDKRTRCALCHSQTNTRCEKCQKGVHAKCFREYHIR